The Oxobacter pfennigii region TGCTTTCTGCTTTTTCCTTGAAGTCTGCGTCACACAGTACAGCACCTGTCCTACCATCTGTTATATAGCCGTAACATACGAACATTTCCCTGCCCAAAACCTCAGTTTTTTTACCCATCGCTTCAATCCATTCATATTTCCCAGCCGGATTTTTAATATGTTTAAAAAACTTATCTGGATATTCAAAACAATCGCATTCACCTTCTTCATTGATTTTCAATTCTTCGGTTACACATTCACCTTCTTTATAATATTTACAAACATCAATGTCACATTTTACTTTCATTTTTCCTCACCTTTCCCTTTTAAAATGGAATATCAACTTCGCTCATATCCACCGGAGTAAAATCATTTTCCTCCAAAGCACCTGTAGGCTTATTTTCAGCTTTTCCACCGCCCAAAAATTGCACCTCATCAGCAACTACCTCAGTTACATATCTTCTCTGTCTATTGCTATCCTCATAACTCCTAGTTTCAATCCGTCCGGATACAGCAGCTTGTCTACCTTTTATAAGATAATTTGCAACATTATCAGCCAACTTGCCCCATACCACAATGCTTATAAAATCAGCCTTTTTTTCTCCGTTGCTATCCTTAAAATTTCGATTAACAGCAAGTGTAAATCTAGTAACCGCTTTACCGCTCGGTGTAAAACGGAGCTCTGGATCTTGTGTCAGTCTGCCGATTAAAAATACCTTATTCATTTAATCATCCCTTCGCCCATTATCTAAATTCCTGAATTTCTGGAACTCTGCCAACCAGCCAAGCTCAACAGTACCGACGGCACCGTCTCTGTTTTTATTTATAATGCACTCTACAATACCTTTCTTACTGCTGTCGGCATTATAATAATCATCCCTATATAGCATAAGCACTACATCTGCATCCTGCTCCACTGCTCCGCTCTCCCGGAGGTCTGAAAGCCTGGGCCTCTTATTGTCTCTGGCTTCCGGTCCTCTGTTAAGCTGACAAAGTATAATTACCGATATATCCAATTCATTGGCCATTTTTTTAAGTTGCCGGGATATTTTGCTTAATTCCTGCTCCCTGCTGTTTGTCCTTTCGCCGCTTTCGATAAGGCCTATATGGTCCACTACAACTACATCAAGGCCCTGTTTTATTTTCAACTTTTTACATTCGGCTTTAATTTCCTGAATAGATATTTCGGATGTATCATCAATCATCAATTTTCTTCTGGATATTTCAGCCGATGCCCCGACTATCTTTGTAAAGCTATCATCACTGAGCCTGCCTTGCTTAATATTTTCAAGCCTTATCATGGTATCCGTAGACAATATTCGTTGCATCAATTTCTCTTTTTTCATTTCAAGAGAGAAGAAAGCGGCTGAATAATCTTCGGATACATTTGCAGCTATCCTCAAGGCTAATGCAGTCTTTCCCATGCTTGGCCTGGCTGCTATGACAATATAATCTCCCCTGAGTAAACCATTTATGGACTTGTCTATATCATAAAATCCAGTCTTAATACCAACTATGCCGCCGCCGTTTTTATAGTTTTTCTCAATCTGCTCCAATGTGCTGTTTATGGCTTCTTCGGCTGTTGCAAGCTTTTTATCTCGGTTTACGCTTAGACTAAAAAGCTTATCCTCAGTGTTTATCATTACATCCCTGGAACTCTGATTATCATCAAAGGCAGCATTATAAAGGTCATATGCTATATTACTGATGCTCCTCTTGTTAGATTTTTCTTTGACTATAGTTGCATAATCCTTTACATTTACACGGACACCGCCCTTAAAGAGTTCCCCAAGGTAAAGCATCCCACCGATATCTTTTAGTCTGGGCTGCAACTGCTCCCCAAGAGTTACAACGTCGATATTTATATCATCCTGATACATTTTAAGCATGGTATTGTATATAATACGGTTTTTGCTGTCATAAAAGTCATCAGGCTTTATAATACCTATGACATCATTAATGCAGTTTTGGTCTATAAGGATATTGCTTAAAATGCTCTGTTCCGCTTCTAAATTATGCGGAGGTACTTTGTATTCCATAGGCTACCCTCCTTGGCATTTGCATCTGTATTCTTCTTTTCCATCCTCTTTCACCCAGCCTGTATCCTTACAGAAGGGGCATATATATTCACCTTCTTTTTTCAAGGAGCCGGCATTGGGTATGTTATCTCCCTTTTTAGTTGGGCTTGCTCTGGTTTTGAGTTGTAGATTGTAACTAATCCACTGGTCACCTTCGTCCACAAACTCTGGCAAGCCATTCTTTTGCTTTAAAAATTTACCTAAATCCCAAGGATGCTTATAATAATAACCGTCATCGTCATATATCGTTGCATAGTTGCTTATGGCTTGGATTATTAAATCCTTACCGTGCTTTTTCAGAGCGGCATTAATTTTTGTTTTTAAATCCGGAGTGGGTTTATGTTGTTTTAAACATTTTGATTTCCAGTAATTTAAAATTTCACTTTCAACCGCACTATATATATTTTCTTTATATTTTGTTTTATTTTTTATTTCTTGGTTGGCGATTTCGCCAACTGTACCGTTGGCAGTTTCGCCAACCCCTTTGTTGTTACTTTCGCCGTTGTCTATTTCGCCAATGGCAGTTTTGCCGTTGGTTATTTTGCCAATAGGTATAACATTTTCAGTAGGGGGATAATCCATCCACTCAGTGTAATGTTTATTAAATCCGATTATCCTTTTACTGCCTTTTATGTTTTTATATATTATTTTTCTGTCGGTTAGGTCTTTTAGCTCCCGCTGGATGTTACGTTTATCGCATCCGGTGGCCTCAGCCAGAAAGGTAAGTGATAATTCGTGTTCTTTTCGTTTAAATCCATATGTATAGCGCCAAATTACAAATATTAATCTGTATTGAGTAGGACTGATTTTTATTTGCGCTATTTTCTCAAGTATCTCATTCGCTATAGCTGTATAACCGTTCTCTAACTGCACATTATCCAAATTATCACCTACCTTGTGTATCAATTCTGCTTTACTATTCATAGTTGTATCGTCTCTGTCGGGCTCCCTTAACCGTAATGTTTCTGCACCGATGATTAATTTGAGCAAACCTGTCCATCTCGTAAGCATCTGCATCCCTCTGGGCCTTAGCTTTAACTGTCTTATCCCGTCTAAAAGCAGATATAAACTGCTGCTTTGATAGCTTTGTCATGGTTATGCCTCCTTTACCGCATCAGTAGTGCCTGTACATAATTCCGGTAGATTTGCCCTTATTAATGCTTCAGGTATCACCGGCGAAACGGAGTTACCGCATCTTGCAACCTGCTGTGTTTTAGGATATGGATTACCTTTATCATCCCTGTCTATTATGTAGTCACTTGGGAAGCCTTGAGCTGCAAATAACTCATGTGGCTCTAGCATCCTCATTCCTATATCAACAATCTGATAATCCTTACCTTTTACAGTTATAATTCCGAATCTGTCTTTCGCTGTTATGGTCCTCAAAGGAGCATCTATTCTTTGGCCTATATCCTTATCATTACCGTAATAGCTCATTAAAAAGGTTCTGACCTCTCCTATATGCCCGGGGCCTGCAACGATAGTATTAAGTGGCTTATTTAAGGGTGTACCGTCACAGTTATTATTCATTTGTATAAGATGGCTTGTGACAAGTGCATGATGGTCCTTAGCTGTTATTGTATGGACAGGTGCATTGAGAGGAGCTCCGTCACCTTTATAATTACCGCCATAGTATTTTGTCAGGAAAGCGCATGTAAGCGCATATCTATTTGAGGTGTCCTGTGTAAGCAATGGCCTGTCTAATGTTTGTCCTCTCACATTGTCATCATAGCTGTGATATTGAGTTAAAAATGGGGTTACAAGCATATGCTCTGCCTTTGACACTATTGTTGACAATGGGTCCTCAATTCCGTGGAGCCTATCTCCTCCGCCTGTATGCCCCAGCTGTGTTATAACCGGCGTTACTATTCCAAATCCATGCTTTGCTGTGATAGTTGGCAAAGGGGCATTGATGGAGTTACAATAATGATGTTTCGCCCCTGAATGATTAACCTGCACTATAAAAGGCTCCGGATTATCAATTACAAACTTTTGTATTCCTTTGGCTATTCTCCGCAGGGTATTTTCTGCAAGTGGCTTCTTCCTCTCAAATATACTTGGGCAAGGAAGGGACCAGTCTATTATCTCCGCTGCCGTCCTCAATGGTTTTAATAATCCTGCATATACTTCCAGAGAGTCAGGGACTCCATGGGTCGGCTCTGGCCAAACAATCTTTTTACCATCACATCTGGCTATTAAAAACAATCTTTTGCGTATGGTAGGAGCTCCGTAATCACATGCTCTGAGTTCCCGCCAATCAACTTTATAGCCATATTTCTTAAGAGCCTTTATAAATAAGTTAAACGTCTCCCCTTTACGCTTTGGATCTGGGTAATTGTCTACCAGCGGCCCCCATGTCTTAAATTCCTCTACATTTTCTAGCATTATTACTCTTGGCCTTACTAACTTAGCCCACTTTATAACTACCCAGGCAAGCCCCCTGATGTTTTTATCTACTGGCTTGCCGCCTTTAGCTTTTGAAAAATGTTTGCAATCAGGGCTAAACCAAGCCAATCCTACAGGCCTGCCTGCACAGGCTTCAACTGGGTCAACCTCCCACACATTCTCACAGTAATGCTTTGTGTTGGGATGGTTAACTTTATGCATTGCTATAGCATAAGGGTCATGGTTTATTGCTATGTCTACCGGACGGCCTGTCGCCATCTCTGCTCCCTTGGATGCTCCACCACCGCCAGCAAAATTATCTACTATGATTTCCTGCATATTATCCCGCCTTTATACTTCATTTGCCTTAACTATTGTATAGACTTTCGTCAGACCTGCTATTAAATTTTCTAACTCTGAATTTTGAATGGTAAGATATTTATTATGCTCCTTTATTATCTGTACACAATCTTTACTGATTTTGTATTTAAAGTCTTCGCCTTCATAGATGGCTGATAATTTTTCAAATTTCTTTTTTTCTGGATGGATTTCTGCCGCCAAGGGTAGTTCTGCCAGTTTATTAAGTTCTTCAGTTGTTCTTTTAGCCATTACTAAGCCTCCTTTAAGTTTAAAAAATCAAACAATGTAGGCATGTCCACTTCCATGTCGGCAGCCTTAAGGTACCCTACGCCGTCCCTGAAATAATCTGTATTTAACTCTATACCATAACCCTCCCTGCCCATTTTCACGGCCGTAACAGGTACTGTCATAAGTCCGCCGAATGGGTCACATACAATGTCCTCCTTGTTGGAGTAACGGTTTATAATCCTCTCAACTATATCTATCTGTAGTGGGCATACATGCATTTGCAGTCTCTTTTGGCTCTGGGATGTGTTAAGTGTTTTCATCCTGTTAATATCATCCCAGATAGTATCATCCCAGCTGCCCGGAGCGACTACCATAAAGGATGCAGGAAGTTTCCCATCAAAATCAAGTTTTTTTGCAAGTTCCACATGCTCTTTATAGTTATATACTGTCCCCCGGCTATATTTGCGGTATGCAGCCTGCAGTTTATCAACCGGCATAGCCTCTAATTCTGCTTTTGTTAGCAGCCTGTCTCCGGATGTCCTGTAAAAAGAGTGAGCATCTATCTGCCATTGTGCCCTGGTGTATTCTTCTTTTGTTTTCGTTACAGGCTCATCCGCATAGGCCTTTGATGTGTCGCTTGGGAGCTTGCGGAAAAGCA contains the following coding sequences:
- a CDS encoding DNA cytosine methyltransferase, whose translation is MQEIIVDNFAGGGGASKGAEMATGRPVDIAINHDPYAIAMHKVNHPNTKHYCENVWEVDPVEACAGRPVGLAWFSPDCKHFSKAKGGKPVDKNIRGLAWVVIKWAKLVRPRVIMLENVEEFKTWGPLVDNYPDPKRKGETFNLFIKALKKYGYKVDWRELRACDYGAPTIRKRLFLIARCDGKKIVWPEPTHGVPDSLEVYAGLLKPLRTAAEIIDWSLPCPSIFERKKPLAENTLRRIAKGIQKFVIDNPEPFIVQVNHSGAKHHYCNSINAPLPTITAKHGFGIVTPVITQLGHTGGGDRLHGIEDPLSTIVSKAEHMLVTPFLTQYHSYDDNVRGQTLDRPLLTQDTSNRYALTCAFLTKYYGGNYKGDGAPLNAPVHTITAKDHHALVTSHLIQMNNNCDGTPLNKPLNTIVAGPGHIGEVRTFLMSYYGNDKDIGQRIDAPLRTITAKDRFGIITVKGKDYQIVDIGMRMLEPHELFAAQGFPSDYIIDRDDKGNPYPKTQQVARCGNSVSPVIPEALIRANLPELCTGTTDAVKEA
- the dnaB gene encoding replicative DNA helicase produces the protein MEYKVPPHNLEAEQSILSNILIDQNCINDVIGIIKPDDFYDSKNRIIYNTMLKMYQDDINIDVVTLGEQLQPRLKDIGGMLYLGELFKGGVRVNVKDYATIVKEKSNKRSISNIAYDLYNAAFDDNQSSRDVMINTEDKLFSLSVNRDKKLATAEEAINSTLEQIEKNYKNGGGIVGIKTGFYDIDKSINGLLRGDYIVIAARPSMGKTALALRIAANVSEDYSAAFFSLEMKKEKLMQRILSTDTMIRLENIKQGRLSDDSFTKIVGASAEISRRKLMIDDTSEISIQEIKAECKKLKIKQGLDVVVVDHIGLIESGERTNSREQELSKISRQLKKMANELDISVIILCQLNRGPEARDNKRPRLSDLRESGAVEQDADVVLMLYRDDYYNADSSKKGIVECIINKNRDGAVGTVELGWLAEFQKFRNLDNGRRDD
- a CDS encoding replication protein, which codes for MNSKAELIHKVGDNLDNVQLENGYTAIANEILEKIAQIKISPTQYRLIFVIWRYTYGFKRKEHELSLTFLAEATGCDKRNIQRELKDLTDRKIIYKNIKGSKRIIGFNKHYTEWMDYPPTENVIPIGKITNGKTAIGEIDNGESNNKGVGETANGTVGEIANQEIKNKTKYKENIYSAVESEILNYWKSKCLKQHKPTPDLKTKINAALKKHGKDLIIQAISNYATIYDDDGYYYKHPWDLGKFLKQKNGLPEFVDEGDQWISYNLQLKTRASPTKKGDNIPNAGSLKKEGEYICPFCKDTGWVKEDGKEEYRCKCQGG
- a CDS encoding single-stranded DNA-binding protein codes for the protein MNKVFLIGRLTQDPELRFTPSGKAVTRFTLAVNRNFKDSNGEKKADFISIVVWGKLADNVANYLIKGRQAAVSGRIETRSYEDSNRQRRYVTEVVADEVQFLGGGKAENKPTGALEENDFTPVDMSEVDIPF